A single window of Rhipicephalus microplus isolate Deutch F79 chromosome 5, USDA_Rmic, whole genome shotgun sequence DNA harbors:
- the LOC142817344 gene encoding uncharacterized protein LOC142817344, which translates to MWRGSMHGSLIWKDCDLLGSFEGTKLPNGWLQGRSISIRQDTGINNNAVTRGSVLHGHVQCIKNRAQKTNKYKGTASDCSPAQSLQQQKEHIVMSGAAAA; encoded by the exons atgtggcgtggaagcatgcatggcagccttatctggaaggactgcgatctgcttgggagcttcgagggcacaaaactgcctaacggctggctgcaag gacgcagcatatccatccggcaagacactggtatcaacaataatg cagtaacaaggggttcggtgctccacggtcatgtacagtgtatcaagaacagagcacagaagaccaacaagtataaagggactgccagtgactgttctcctgctcaaagtttacaacagcagaaagagcacattgtgatgtcaggagcagctgctgcttaa